The following are encoded together in the Brassica napus cultivar Da-Ae chromosome A9, Da-Ae, whole genome shotgun sequence genome:
- the LOC106417203 gene encoding lysine-specific demethylase JMJ25-like isoform X3 has product MVESDDGVDFKAYSPIESSLFSFQCVWSTKKKRSSKLVKSKEFSRKEEREREGGMRPRPVIFRVYSRKRNRLSRVDNVSADGVEVILKEAPSHEKLQHSDHDDHDGMLLGDWIKQKRKESEVTTVSVTKVEPLEDTILPSWSRRKNRRRVGVEVKSVMKVEPSEDHGRSTGRKRDRRQVEHEEDVAWEEELQMISKIQATKPRRRRRGSHSPEHVTFVSGSRSRSPDSEVSDSLLKNGCSDDPESMKTSSKESKERIPICHQCLKGERITLLVCSECEETMYCLQCIRKWYPHLSEDDIVDKCPFCHKNCNCNRCLHLNGLIETTKRDLANSERRHHLQYLIALMLPFLNMLSQSQNQEIETEANAQGLQPFEVDVTSAVSYCDERVYCDHCATSIVDLHRSCPKCSFELCLNCCQEIREGSMSQRPETKLQYVNKGYKYMHGLEMEPSSSSVSEEDEEANTSAKWNAGSDGSIPCAPKELGGCGDCMLELKRILPQNRISDLEQKAEAFLASYDNSPRVSKCKCSALETDMTRKTASRNGSTDNYLFCPRSLDVLKEEGLLHFQEHWKKGEPVIVGNALDNTHGLSWEPMVMWRALCENLDSTASSKMSEVKAIDCLANCEVEINTRHFFEGYSKGRTYGNFWPEMLKLKDWPPSDKFEDLLPRHCDEFISALPFQEYSDPRTGILNIAAKLPEGLIKPDLGPKTYIAYGIPDELGRGDSVTKLHCDMSDAVNILTHTTEVTLSQEQISAVKDLKQKHKEQNKLEEQGSGDKDIACGREEEGMDMPEIMSYEKQQNHDETGSALWDIFRREDVPKLEEYLRKHCKEFRHTFCCPVTKVYHPIHDQSCYLTVEHKRKLKAEFGIEPWTFVQKLGEAVFIPAGCPHQVRNLKSCTKVAVDFVSPENIHECLRLTEEFRQLPKNHKAREDKLEIKKMVIYAIEQTLKEFEMLS; this is encoded by the exons ATGGTGGAGTCCGATGATGGAGTTGATTTCAAGGCTTATAGTCCGATCGAGAGCTCTCTGTTTTCCTTTCAATGTGTTTGGTccacgaagaagaagagaagttcgAAATTAGTCAAGTCCAAAGAGTTCAGCaggaaagaggagagagagagagagggaggcaTGAGGCCGCGTCCTGTGATATTCAGAGTCTATAGTAGGAAAAGGAATCGGCTTTCGCGTGTGGATAATGTCTCAGCAGACGGAGTTGAAGTTATTCTTAAAGAAGCACCATCTCATGAGAAACTGCAACACTCTGATCATGATGATCATGATGGTATGTTATTAGGTGATTGGATTAAACAAAAGAGGAAAGAATCCGAGGTGACGACTGTGTCTGTAACGAAAGTGGAACCTTTAGAAGATACAATATTACCTAGTTGGAGTCGTAGGAAGAACAGACGCAGAGTAGGAGTTGAGGTTAAATCTGTTATGAAAGTGGAACCTTCTGAGGATCATGGAAGATCCACTGGTAGAAAGAGAGACAGACGCCAAGTGGAACATGAAGAAGATGTGGCTTGGGAAGAAGAACTTCAAATGATTTCTAAGATCCAGGCAACAaagccaagaagaagaagaagaggttccCACAGTCCTGAGCATGTCACATTTGTTAGTGGATCACGCTCACGTTCGCCAGATTCAGAGGTGTCAGATTCCCTTCTGAAAAATGGGTGTTCTGATGACCCTGAAAGCATGAAAACTTCTTCAAAG GAATCTAAGGAACGCATTCCCATTTGCCATCAGTGTTTGAAAGGGGAAAGGATAACACTTCTCGTTTGCAGTGAATGTGAAGAGACAATGTATTGTCTTCAATGTATAAGGAAATG GTATCCACATCTATCTGAGGATGATATCGTTGATAAATGTCCTTTCTGCCACAAAAATTGTAATTGCAACAGATGCTTGCATTTGAATGGTTTAATCGAG ACAACGAAGAGGGACCTCGCGAATTCTGAAAGACGCCATCATCTCCAATACTTAATTGCTTTGATGCttccatttttgaatatgttATCCCAGTCCCAGAATCAAGAGATTGAAACTGAGGCAAACGCTCAAG GATTACAGCCTTTTGAAGTTGACGTAACTAGCGCAGTGAGCTACTGTGATGAACGTGTATATTG TGATCATTGTGCAACTTCAATTGTTGACTTGCACCGGAGCTGCCCAAAGTGCTCTTTCGAGCTTTGTTTGAACTGTTGTCAAGAGATTCGCGAAGGTTCTATGTCCCAACGCCCTGAAACGAAGCTGCAGTATGTTAATAAAGGATACAAGTACATGCATGGTTTAGAAATGGAACCGAGCTCCTCTTCTGTTTCCgaggaggatgaagaagctaacaCATCCGCAAAGTGGAATGCTGGTTCCGATGGAAGCATCCCTTGTGCACCAAAAGAGCTAGGTGGTTGTGGTGATTGTATGTTGGAGCTTAAGCGAATCCTACCACAGAACCGGATCTCAGACTTGGAACAAAAGGCAGAGGCTTTCTTGGCATCATACGATAACAGCCCTCGAGTGTCGAAATGTAAATGTTCTGCCTTGGAGACAGATATGACAAGGAAAACAGCTTCTAGGAATGGATCAACCGACAACTACTTGTTCTGTCCACGAtctcttgatgttttgaagGAAGAAGGGCTTCTGCATTTTCAAGAGCATTGGAAAAAGGGTGAACCGGTAATCGTTGGGAACGCTCTTGATAACACACATGGTTTAAGCTGGGAGCCGATGGTTATGTGGAGGGCGTTATGCGAAAATTTGGATTCAACAGCAAGTTCTAAGATGTCTGAAGTGAAAGCTATTGATTGTTTAGCTAATTGTGAG GTGGAGATCAATACTCGTCATTTCTTTGAAGGTTATAGCAAAGGAAGAACGTACGGAAACTTCTGGCCTGAGATGTTAAAGCTAAAGGACTGGCCTCCTTCTGATAAGTTCGAAGATCTTTTACCTCGTCACTGTGACGAGTTCATATCCGCATTGCCTTTTCAAGAATATAGCGATCCTAGAACCGGGATTCTGAACATTGCAGCAAAGCTTCCTGAAGGACTTATCAAACCAGATTTGGGTCCGAAAACGTACATTGCCTACGGGATTCCAGATGAGCTTGGTAGAGGTGACTCCGTGACTAAGCTTCACTGCGATATGTCAGACGCG GTTAATATTCTGACGCATACAACTGAAGTAACATTAAGTCAAGAACAGATATCTGCAGTCAAAGACCTGAAGCAGAAACACAAGGAACAGAATAAGCTAGAGGAACAGGGCAGTGGAGACAAAGACATTGCCTGCGGCCGTGAGGAAGAAGGAATGGACATGCCAGAGATTATGAGCTATGAAAAACAGCAGAATCATGACGAAACAGGAAGTGCTCTTTGGGACATTTTTAGGAGAGAAGATGTTCCAAAGTTAGAAGAGTATCTAAGAAAGCATTGCAAAGAATTTAGACACACTTTTTGTTGTCCGGTTACAAAG GTTTATCACCCGATACACGACCAATCATGCTATTTAACCGTAGAGCATAAAAGAAAACTCAAGGCGGAGTTTG GGATCGAACCATGGACATTTGTGCAAAAGCTAGGAGAAGCTGTGTTTATTCCTGCGGGTTGCCCTCATCAAGTCCGGAATCTAAAG TCGTGCACCAAAGTTGCAGTTGACTTTGTGTCACCAGAGAACATCCATGAGTGTCTACGTCTCACCGAAGAGTTTCGTCAACTTCCCAAGAACCACAAGGCCAGAGAGGACAAACTTGAG ATAAAGAAGATGGTGATCTATGCGATCGAGCAAACTCTCAAAGAATTTGAGATGTTATCGTAA
- the LOC106417203 gene encoding lysine-specific demethylase JMJ25-like isoform X5, with protein sequence MVESDDGVDFKAYSPIESSLFSFQCVWSTKKKRSSKLVKSKEFSRKEEREREGGMRPRPVIFRVYSRKRNRLSRVDNVSADGVEVILKEAPSHEKLQHSDHDDHDGMLLGDWIKQKRKESEVTTVSVTKVEPLEDTILPSWSRRKNRRRVGVEVKSVMKVEPSEDHGRSTGRKRDRRQVEHEEDVAWEEELQMISKIQATKPRRRRRGSHSPEHVTFVSGSRSRSPDSEVSDSLLKNGCSDDPESMKTSSKESKERIPICHQCLKGERITLLVCSECEETMYCLQCIRKWYPHLSEDDIVDKCPFCHKNCNCNRCLHLNGLIETTKRDLANSERRHHLQYLIALMLPFLNMLSQSQNQEIETEANAQGLQPFEVDVTSAVSYCDERVYCDHCATSIVDLHRSCPKCSFELCLNCCQEIREGSMSQRPETKLQYVNKGYKYMHGLEMEPSSSSVSEEDEEANTSAKWNAGSDGSIPCAPKELGGCGDCMLELKRILPQNRISDLEQKAEAFLASYDNSPRVSKCKCSALETDMTRKTASRNGSTDNYLFCPRSLDVLKEEGLLHFQEHWKKGEPVIVGNALDNTHGLSWEPMVMWRALCENLDSTASSKMSEVKAIDCLANCEVEINTRHFFEGYSKGRTYGNFWPEMLKLKDWPPSDKFEDLLPRHCDEFISALPFQEYSDPRTGILNIAAKLPEGLIKPDLGPKTYIAYGIPDELGRGDSVTKLHCDMSDAVNILTHTTEVTLSQEQISAVKDLKQKHKEQNKLEEQGSGDKDIACGREEEGMDMPEIMSYEKQQNHDETGSALWDIFRREDVPKLEEYLRKHCKEFRHTFCCPVTKVYHPIHDQSCYLTVEHKRKLKAEFGIEPWTFVQKLGEAVFIPAGCPHQVRNLKSCTKVAVDFVSPENIHECLRLTEEFRQLPKNHKAREDKLEAYKNKMLRTSLAFAD encoded by the exons ATGGTGGAGTCCGATGATGGAGTTGATTTCAAGGCTTATAGTCCGATCGAGAGCTCTCTGTTTTCCTTTCAATGTGTTTGGTccacgaagaagaagagaagttcgAAATTAGTCAAGTCCAAAGAGTTCAGCaggaaagaggagagagagagagagggaggcaTGAGGCCGCGTCCTGTGATATTCAGAGTCTATAGTAGGAAAAGGAATCGGCTTTCGCGTGTGGATAATGTCTCAGCAGACGGAGTTGAAGTTATTCTTAAAGAAGCACCATCTCATGAGAAACTGCAACACTCTGATCATGATGATCATGATGGTATGTTATTAGGTGATTGGATTAAACAAAAGAGGAAAGAATCCGAGGTGACGACTGTGTCTGTAACGAAAGTGGAACCTTTAGAAGATACAATATTACCTAGTTGGAGTCGTAGGAAGAACAGACGCAGAGTAGGAGTTGAGGTTAAATCTGTTATGAAAGTGGAACCTTCTGAGGATCATGGAAGATCCACTGGTAGAAAGAGAGACAGACGCCAAGTGGAACATGAAGAAGATGTGGCTTGGGAAGAAGAACTTCAAATGATTTCTAAGATCCAGGCAACAaagccaagaagaagaagaagaggttccCACAGTCCTGAGCATGTCACATTTGTTAGTGGATCACGCTCACGTTCGCCAGATTCAGAGGTGTCAGATTCCCTTCTGAAAAATGGGTGTTCTGATGACCCTGAAAGCATGAAAACTTCTTCAAAG GAATCTAAGGAACGCATTCCCATTTGCCATCAGTGTTTGAAAGGGGAAAGGATAACACTTCTCGTTTGCAGTGAATGTGAAGAGACAATGTATTGTCTTCAATGTATAAGGAAATG GTATCCACATCTATCTGAGGATGATATCGTTGATAAATGTCCTTTCTGCCACAAAAATTGTAATTGCAACAGATGCTTGCATTTGAATGGTTTAATCGAG ACAACGAAGAGGGACCTCGCGAATTCTGAAAGACGCCATCATCTCCAATACTTAATTGCTTTGATGCttccatttttgaatatgttATCCCAGTCCCAGAATCAAGAGATTGAAACTGAGGCAAACGCTCAAG GATTACAGCCTTTTGAAGTTGACGTAACTAGCGCAGTGAGCTACTGTGATGAACGTGTATATTG TGATCATTGTGCAACTTCAATTGTTGACTTGCACCGGAGCTGCCCAAAGTGCTCTTTCGAGCTTTGTTTGAACTGTTGTCAAGAGATTCGCGAAGGTTCTATGTCCCAACGCCCTGAAACGAAGCTGCAGTATGTTAATAAAGGATACAAGTACATGCATGGTTTAGAAATGGAACCGAGCTCCTCTTCTGTTTCCgaggaggatgaagaagctaacaCATCCGCAAAGTGGAATGCTGGTTCCGATGGAAGCATCCCTTGTGCACCAAAAGAGCTAGGTGGTTGTGGTGATTGTATGTTGGAGCTTAAGCGAATCCTACCACAGAACCGGATCTCAGACTTGGAACAAAAGGCAGAGGCTTTCTTGGCATCATACGATAACAGCCCTCGAGTGTCGAAATGTAAATGTTCTGCCTTGGAGACAGATATGACAAGGAAAACAGCTTCTAGGAATGGATCAACCGACAACTACTTGTTCTGTCCACGAtctcttgatgttttgaagGAAGAAGGGCTTCTGCATTTTCAAGAGCATTGGAAAAAGGGTGAACCGGTAATCGTTGGGAACGCTCTTGATAACACACATGGTTTAAGCTGGGAGCCGATGGTTATGTGGAGGGCGTTATGCGAAAATTTGGATTCAACAGCAAGTTCTAAGATGTCTGAAGTGAAAGCTATTGATTGTTTAGCTAATTGTGAG GTGGAGATCAATACTCGTCATTTCTTTGAAGGTTATAGCAAAGGAAGAACGTACGGAAACTTCTGGCCTGAGATGTTAAAGCTAAAGGACTGGCCTCCTTCTGATAAGTTCGAAGATCTTTTACCTCGTCACTGTGACGAGTTCATATCCGCATTGCCTTTTCAAGAATATAGCGATCCTAGAACCGGGATTCTGAACATTGCAGCAAAGCTTCCTGAAGGACTTATCAAACCAGATTTGGGTCCGAAAACGTACATTGCCTACGGGATTCCAGATGAGCTTGGTAGAGGTGACTCCGTGACTAAGCTTCACTGCGATATGTCAGACGCG GTTAATATTCTGACGCATACAACTGAAGTAACATTAAGTCAAGAACAGATATCTGCAGTCAAAGACCTGAAGCAGAAACACAAGGAACAGAATAAGCTAGAGGAACAGGGCAGTGGAGACAAAGACATTGCCTGCGGCCGTGAGGAAGAAGGAATGGACATGCCAGAGATTATGAGCTATGAAAAACAGCAGAATCATGACGAAACAGGAAGTGCTCTTTGGGACATTTTTAGGAGAGAAGATGTTCCAAAGTTAGAAGAGTATCTAAGAAAGCATTGCAAAGAATTTAGACACACTTTTTGTTGTCCGGTTACAAAG GTTTATCACCCGATACACGACCAATCATGCTATTTAACCGTAGAGCATAAAAGAAAACTCAAGGCGGAGTTTG GGATCGAACCATGGACATTTGTGCAAAAGCTAGGAGAAGCTGTGTTTATTCCTGCGGGTTGCCCTCATCAAGTCCGGAATCTAAAG TCGTGCACCAAAGTTGCAGTTGACTTTGTGTCACCAGAGAACATCCATGAGTGTCTACGTCTCACCGAAGAGTTTCGTCAACTTCCCAAGAACCACAAGGCCAGAGAGGACAAACTTGAG GCGTACAAAAACAAGATGCTCCGAACTAGCCTTGCCTTTGCGGACTAA
- the LOC106417203 gene encoding lysine-specific demethylase JMJ25-like isoform X2: MVESDDGVDFKAYSPIESSLFSFQCVWSTKKKRSSKLVKSKEFSRKEEREREGGMRPRPVIFRVYSRKRNRLSRVDNVSADGVEVILKEAPSHEKLQHSDHDDHDGMLLGDWIKQKRKESEVTTVSVTKVEPLEDTILPSWSRRKNRRRVGVEVKSVMKVEPSEDHGRSTGRKRDRRQVEHEEDVAWEEELQMISKIQATKPRRRRRGSHSPEHVTFVSGSRSRSPDSEVSDSLLKNGCSDDPESMKTSSKESKERIPICHQCLKGERITLLVCSECEETMYCLQCIRKWYPHLSEDDIVDKCPFCHKNCNCNRCLHLNGLIETTKRDLANSERRHHLQYLIALMLPFLNMLSQSQNQEIETEANAQGLQPFEVDVTSAVSYCDERVYCDHCATSIVDLHRSCPKCSFELCLNCCQEIREGSMSQRPETKLQYVNKGYKYMHGLEMEPSSSSVSEEDEEANTSAKWNAGSDGSIPCAPKELGGCGDCMLELKRILPQNRISDLEQKAEAFLASYDNSPRVSKCKCSALETDMTRKTASRNGSTDNYLFCPRSLDVLKEEGLLHFQEHWKKGEPVIVGNALDNTHGLSWEPMVMWRALCENLDSTASSKMSEVKAIDCLANCEVEINTRHFFEGYSKGRTYGNFWPEMLKLKDWPPSDKFEDLLPRHCDEFISALPFQEYSDPRTGILNIAAKLPEGLIKPDLGPKTYIAYGIPDELGRGDSVTKLHCDMSDAVNILTHTTEVTLSQEQISAVKDLKQKHKEQNKLEEQGSGDKDIACGREEEGMDMPEIMSYEKQQNHDETGSALWDIFRREDVPKLEEYLRKHCKEFRHTFCCPVTKVYHPIHDQSCYLTVEHKRKLKAEFGIEPWTFVQKLGEAVFIPAGCPHQVRNLKSCTKVAVDFVSPENIHECLRLTEEFRQLPKNHKAREDKLEPLKETSVDEASVGLRNSNNSVRCYQLEVWQPRDHQVALAHHMADQLDLCGNHMSKQEQKSKQKGPNQRWRTKTRCSELALPLRTKAFSSAP; the protein is encoded by the exons ATGGTGGAGTCCGATGATGGAGTTGATTTCAAGGCTTATAGTCCGATCGAGAGCTCTCTGTTTTCCTTTCAATGTGTTTGGTccacgaagaagaagagaagttcgAAATTAGTCAAGTCCAAAGAGTTCAGCaggaaagaggagagagagagagagggaggcaTGAGGCCGCGTCCTGTGATATTCAGAGTCTATAGTAGGAAAAGGAATCGGCTTTCGCGTGTGGATAATGTCTCAGCAGACGGAGTTGAAGTTATTCTTAAAGAAGCACCATCTCATGAGAAACTGCAACACTCTGATCATGATGATCATGATGGTATGTTATTAGGTGATTGGATTAAACAAAAGAGGAAAGAATCCGAGGTGACGACTGTGTCTGTAACGAAAGTGGAACCTTTAGAAGATACAATATTACCTAGTTGGAGTCGTAGGAAGAACAGACGCAGAGTAGGAGTTGAGGTTAAATCTGTTATGAAAGTGGAACCTTCTGAGGATCATGGAAGATCCACTGGTAGAAAGAGAGACAGACGCCAAGTGGAACATGAAGAAGATGTGGCTTGGGAAGAAGAACTTCAAATGATTTCTAAGATCCAGGCAACAaagccaagaagaagaagaagaggttccCACAGTCCTGAGCATGTCACATTTGTTAGTGGATCACGCTCACGTTCGCCAGATTCAGAGGTGTCAGATTCCCTTCTGAAAAATGGGTGTTCTGATGACCCTGAAAGCATGAAAACTTCTTCAAAG GAATCTAAGGAACGCATTCCCATTTGCCATCAGTGTTTGAAAGGGGAAAGGATAACACTTCTCGTTTGCAGTGAATGTGAAGAGACAATGTATTGTCTTCAATGTATAAGGAAATG GTATCCACATCTATCTGAGGATGATATCGTTGATAAATGTCCTTTCTGCCACAAAAATTGTAATTGCAACAGATGCTTGCATTTGAATGGTTTAATCGAG ACAACGAAGAGGGACCTCGCGAATTCTGAAAGACGCCATCATCTCCAATACTTAATTGCTTTGATGCttccatttttgaatatgttATCCCAGTCCCAGAATCAAGAGATTGAAACTGAGGCAAACGCTCAAG GATTACAGCCTTTTGAAGTTGACGTAACTAGCGCAGTGAGCTACTGTGATGAACGTGTATATTG TGATCATTGTGCAACTTCAATTGTTGACTTGCACCGGAGCTGCCCAAAGTGCTCTTTCGAGCTTTGTTTGAACTGTTGTCAAGAGATTCGCGAAGGTTCTATGTCCCAACGCCCTGAAACGAAGCTGCAGTATGTTAATAAAGGATACAAGTACATGCATGGTTTAGAAATGGAACCGAGCTCCTCTTCTGTTTCCgaggaggatgaagaagctaacaCATCCGCAAAGTGGAATGCTGGTTCCGATGGAAGCATCCCTTGTGCACCAAAAGAGCTAGGTGGTTGTGGTGATTGTATGTTGGAGCTTAAGCGAATCCTACCACAGAACCGGATCTCAGACTTGGAACAAAAGGCAGAGGCTTTCTTGGCATCATACGATAACAGCCCTCGAGTGTCGAAATGTAAATGTTCTGCCTTGGAGACAGATATGACAAGGAAAACAGCTTCTAGGAATGGATCAACCGACAACTACTTGTTCTGTCCACGAtctcttgatgttttgaagGAAGAAGGGCTTCTGCATTTTCAAGAGCATTGGAAAAAGGGTGAACCGGTAATCGTTGGGAACGCTCTTGATAACACACATGGTTTAAGCTGGGAGCCGATGGTTATGTGGAGGGCGTTATGCGAAAATTTGGATTCAACAGCAAGTTCTAAGATGTCTGAAGTGAAAGCTATTGATTGTTTAGCTAATTGTGAG GTGGAGATCAATACTCGTCATTTCTTTGAAGGTTATAGCAAAGGAAGAACGTACGGAAACTTCTGGCCTGAGATGTTAAAGCTAAAGGACTGGCCTCCTTCTGATAAGTTCGAAGATCTTTTACCTCGTCACTGTGACGAGTTCATATCCGCATTGCCTTTTCAAGAATATAGCGATCCTAGAACCGGGATTCTGAACATTGCAGCAAAGCTTCCTGAAGGACTTATCAAACCAGATTTGGGTCCGAAAACGTACATTGCCTACGGGATTCCAGATGAGCTTGGTAGAGGTGACTCCGTGACTAAGCTTCACTGCGATATGTCAGACGCG GTTAATATTCTGACGCATACAACTGAAGTAACATTAAGTCAAGAACAGATATCTGCAGTCAAAGACCTGAAGCAGAAACACAAGGAACAGAATAAGCTAGAGGAACAGGGCAGTGGAGACAAAGACATTGCCTGCGGCCGTGAGGAAGAAGGAATGGACATGCCAGAGATTATGAGCTATGAAAAACAGCAGAATCATGACGAAACAGGAAGTGCTCTTTGGGACATTTTTAGGAGAGAAGATGTTCCAAAGTTAGAAGAGTATCTAAGAAAGCATTGCAAAGAATTTAGACACACTTTTTGTTGTCCGGTTACAAAG GTTTATCACCCGATACACGACCAATCATGCTATTTAACCGTAGAGCATAAAAGAAAACTCAAGGCGGAGTTTG GGATCGAACCATGGACATTTGTGCAAAAGCTAGGAGAAGCTGTGTTTATTCCTGCGGGTTGCCCTCATCAAGTCCGGAATCTAAAG TCGTGCACCAAAGTTGCAGTTGACTTTGTGTCACCAGAGAACATCCATGAGTGTCTACGTCTCACCGAAGAGTTTCGTCAACTTCCCAAGAACCACAAGGCCAGAGAGGACAAACTTGAG CCCCTCAAAGAGACCAGTGTAGATGAGGCGTCGGTCGGTCTTAGAAACAGCAACAACAGTGTAAGGTGTTATCAACTTGAGGTGTGGCAACCTAGGGATCACCAGGTAGCTCTTGCGCATCACATGGCTGACCAACTTGATCTTTGTGGGAACCACATGTCCAAACAGGAACAGAAAAGCAAGCAAAAGGGGCCTAATCAAAGATG GCGTACAAAAACAAGATGCTCCGAACTAGCCTTGCCTTTGCGGACTAAGGCGTTTTCCTCTGCGCCATAG